Genomic window (Fusobacterium perfoetens):
AGCTGATTTTCTAAGTACAAGTTCTCTTGCTTTTTGAGCAGCTTCTCTCGCTCTTTTAGAATTTAAAACTTTATCTATTATTATTTTAGTGTCACCAGGAGTATCTTCTAAAAACATTTTAAGCTGTGTTCCAACTATATTTGACACTATTCCTGTCACTTCAGAGTTTCCAAGTTTAGTTTTTGTTTGTCCTTCAAACTGAGGCTGTGCAATCTTTATTGAAACAATTGCAGAAAGTCCTTCTCTTATATCAGATCCTTGAAGTTTTCCATCTTTATCTTTTAAGAATCCTTGAGACTTTCCTACATCATTTATAACTCTTGTAAGAGCAGTTCTGAAACCACTTACATGAGTTCCTCCTTCAATAGTATGAATATTATTAACAAAAGAATAAATATTTTCTCTTTGGTTTGTATTATAAATCATAACAGCTTCTACAACAATTCCATCAGCTTCCCCTGACATATATATGGGTTCTTTTATAAGAGCTGTATTATCTTTCTCTACATCTTTTATATAATCAATGATTCCACCATCAAATTTAAGATCTGCTACAACTTCAGGATTTTTTCTTTTATCTGTAAGAATTATTCTAAGTCCTTTATTTAAATATGCAAGTTCTTTTAATCTTGTATCAAGAGTTTCAAAGTTATATATAAGAGTTTCAAAAATTTCATAATCAGCTTTAAATCTTACTTTTGTTCCTGTAACAGTTGTTTCTCCTATAGTTTTTACTGGTTCAACAGGAATTCCTCTGTTATATTTCTGATACCATACTTTCCCATCTCTTTGAACTTCAACTTCAAGCCATTCTGAAAGAGCATTAACAACTGATACCCCTACTCCATGAAGTCCTCCTGAAACTTTATAGTTATCATTTTCAAATTTTCCACCAGCATGAAGAACTGTAAGAACTATTTCAAGTGCTGATTTTCCATACTTAGGGTGAATTCCAGTAGGAATTCCTCTACCATTGTCTATAACTTCAATTATATTGTCAGGAAGTACATTAACAATTATTTTGTCACAGTATCCGGCAAGTGCCTCATCTATAGAGTTATCAACTATCTCCCACACAAGATGGTGAAGTCCTCTTTCTGATGTTGTTCCAATATACATTCCTGGTCTTTTTCTAACTGCTTCAAGTCCTTCCAAGACCGTAATGTTTTCTGCTTGATAATTATTACTCATTATTTTACATACCCTCCAAAAATATTCTTATTCAGAATTTCACAAACAAGATTTTCACATTAAAAACCTTAAAAATTTATCTCAATTCAATTTTTTAATACCTGTTTATAGTGAGATTTTCTTTTTCTCCTCTGCATTTAGAACATAATTTTTCATTTCCCAAAAATATACTTCCGCAACTTAAACATTTTTTATATCCTTTTTCAAGAAGAAATTTTTCTCTTTTTTTAGCAAGTCCTGCAAGATATTTTATACTTTCTTCTATTGACATATCTTTTGTCTTGTATTCTATAATTTTTTCTTCTTTAGCTTCAGGAACTTCAAGAGTTTCTCCTCTTTTAAGTTTCTCTTCTAAATCTATTTTTCTCACTCTATATTTTATATCAACAACATATTCTCCTTTAAGAAGCCTGTTGATTTTTTCAATGTATTTATCTTTCTTCATATTCATAGCATGGAGAAAGATAGAATTTTCTACAGCAGTATAAAGTATTCCATCTTTTATACCAAGAGGTTCTGATTTTATTCCGAGTTCTCCTGCTATAGAAGGCCATGCTCCCTTAATAATAGATATACGGAGTGTATTACTTCTTGAAACTGCATCTTCTATCATTCTTTTTACACTAATTATCCCGTTCATAAACCTCTCCTTTTTCTACAAAGAAGTTTTTTGATTCTATATTCAAAAGGTCTGTTGAAGTGATTATTACCTGTAT
Coding sequences:
- the gyrB gene encoding DNA topoisomerase (ATP-hydrolyzing) subunit B, which encodes MSNNYQAENITVLEGLEAVRKRPGMYIGTTSERGLHHLVWEIVDNSIDEALAGYCDKIIVNVLPDNIIEVIDNGRGIPTGIHPKYGKSALEIVLTVLHAGGKFENDNYKVSGGLHGVGVSVVNALSEWLEVEVQRDGKVWYQKYNRGIPVEPVKTIGETTVTGTKVRFKADYEIFETLIYNFETLDTRLKELAYLNKGLRIILTDKRKNPEVVADLKFDGGIIDYIKDVEKDNTALIKEPIYMSGEADGIVVEAVMIYNTNQRENIYSFVNNIHTIEGGTHVSGFRTALTRVINDVGKSQGFLKDKDGKLQGSDIREGLSAIVSIKIAQPQFEGQTKTKLGNSEVTGIVSNIVGTQLKMFLEDTPGDTKIIIDKVLNSKRAREAAQKARELVLRKSALEVGSLPGKLADCSSKNPDECEIYIVEGDSAGGSAKQGRDRRFQAILPLRGKILNVEKAGLHKALENAEIRAMITAFGAGMGDNFDISKLRYGKIILMTDADVDGAHIRTLLLTFFYRYMVELLHNGNIYIAQPPLYKIATGRTVQYAYDDKQLKFIVDNLEGENKKYVLQRYKGLGEMNPEQLWETTMDPDTRTFYQVKVDDAREADMIFDKLMGDKVEPRRQFIEDGAQFVKNLDI
- a CDS encoding DUF721 domain-containing protein, whose amino-acid sequence is MNGIISVKRMIEDAVSRSNTLRISIIKGAWPSIAGELGIKSEPLGIKDGILYTAVENSIFLHAMNMKKDKYIEKINRLLKGEYVVDIKYRVRKIDLEEKLKRGETLEVPEAKEEKIIEYKTKDMSIEESIKYLAGLAKKREKFLLEKGYKKCLSCGSIFLGNEKLCSKCRGEKENLTINRY